A genomic window from Bacillus rossius redtenbacheri isolate Brsri chromosome 7, Brsri_v3, whole genome shotgun sequence includes:
- the LOC134534037 gene encoding GTP-binding protein Di-Ras2, translating to MSDYERIRLVILGGAGVGKSCIVKRFLFNTFADKYRPTVEDLYNREYDLGRVALKADILDTAGDMQFPAMRRLSIATAHAFLLVYATTSAASFAGVKRCFEEVREQRADFQEIPIVVAGNKLDLASCHREVCIEDVSEWVYCELPRLRVKVIECSAKDDINIKEIFRSFVTLSRILVAAGGDDCATGLKRRSSAYVSASSKGQRRCSPARVESSGSGAGGGGGGAEGGCGSGLEVGRPKPRSRSLIRRSSRKAKQQMRDAQADECHVS from the exons ATGAGCGACTACGAGAGAATCCGACTGGTGATCCTCGGCGGCGCCGGAGTCGGCAAGAGCTGCATCGTGAAGCGCTTCCTGTTCAACACGTTCGCGGACAAGTACCGGCCCACGGTGGAGGACCTGTACAACCGCGAGTACGACCTGGGCCGCGTGGCCTTGAAGGCCGACATCCTGGACACGGCGGGCGACATGCAGTTCCCGGCCATGCGGCGCCTCAGCATCGCCACGGCGCACGCCTTCCTGCTGGTGTACGCGACCACGTCGGCGGCGTCCTTCGCCGGCGTGAAGCGCTGCTTCGAGGAGGTGCGCGAGCAGCGGGCCGACTTCCAG GAGATCCCCATCGTGGTGGCGGGCAACAAGCTGGACCTGGCCTCCTGCCACCGCGAGGTGTGCATCGAGGACGTGTCCGAGTGGGTGTACTGCGAGCTGCCCCGGCTCAG GGTGAAGGTGATCGAGTGCTCGGCCAAGGACGACATCAACATCAAGGAGATCTTCCGCTCGTTCGTGACGCTGTCGCGCATCCTGGTGGCGGCGGGCGGAGACGACTGCGCAACGGGGCTGAAGCGGCGCTCCAGCGCCTACGTGAGCGCCAGCAGCAAGGGCCAGCGGCGCTGCAGCCCGGCGCGCGTCGAGTCGTCCGGCTCGGGGGcggggggcggcggcggcggggccgAGGGCGGTTGCGGGTCGGGCCTCGAGGTGGGCCGCCCCAAGCCGCGCAGCCGCAGCCTCATCCGCCGCTCCAGCAGGAAGGCCAAGCAGCAGATGAGGGACGCGCAGGCGGACGAGTGTCACGTGTCGTAG